One Caldisericota bacterium genomic window, AGTGATTACGATGCCTATGCCTGTATATTTTCCCTGTATTTCTTCATTGAATTGTTTTGTTTGTTCGGGATTGTAAAATACACTATATGGATCATTTAATGAATCTACCATACCCTTTATCAAATCTTCTTCTTTTATTGATTTATAGAAATTGTTTTCAATGATGTCTATTGTTCTTTTAAGCAAGGAGTGGTCATCGATTAAATTTTCGAATCCATCTTGTGTATGCATGATATTTATTATGCGCGAAGGCGGATATTTAAGTCCTAAATAGTACCCTCCGACTAACAAGAGTACAACTATAAGTATCACCGAAATTTTATTTTTTATTCTATGCATTTATTACTCCTTCTTCCTTGATTATTCTATTTTAATTATATGTTTTTTATGTACTTTTTTAAATTCCATAATTTTTTCATTTTTTTCTTCAAATCCTTTCCTTTTCATAATACCATATGTAAGCTGTTTTCCAAACTCCACTGCAGGTTGGCTAATTGGGTCTACATTTAGCATTTCTCCTAAGGCAATGACTTCGTATTCAGCAAAATATATAAGCTTGCCTAGTTCTTCTTCATTTATTTCTGGAATTTCAATTGCGACAGACGGTTTTCCTGATGCTTTTATTGCTGCTTGTGCTGCTAGAAATTCACTTTTTATGAGTTGTGATGCTTTTTTATTTTTTAAATAATTAATATCTTCGTTATTTATAAGATTTCCTTTCAGGATAAAATCTTTACGGTATTTAACAGGTGCAATAAATATAATAAATTTATCAAATGGACCTTCCATAAACAGTTGGAGCATAGAATGTTGATCGGTTGCACCTCGTACTCCTATTGGTGTTATGCCTGTAAATATTTGTTCTTCACTGCGCGTGAATCGTTTACCAATGCTCTCGGAGAGAAGCTGTCTGTACCATGTTCCTAAATGACTTAATCCATCTGAATAAATAAATAGCGTATTTATATTTACTCCTCTTTCTTTATATAATTTATATTGGATGAGTGGGAGGAGAAGTGCGGCACAGTGCGTAGAATTGCTCTCTTTTGTTATATTTTTTTTAACAAGCCCTGCTCCATGTAGCAAAGCATCAATATTTATTCCTTCTACAGCTGCAGATAAAAGCCCTACGGAAGAAAGTACCGAGTATCTTCCTCCGACAAGTGGATGAATTGCAAAAGTTTCTATAGAGAATTCATGTGATAATTTACGAAGCGATCCTT contains:
- a CDS encoding glucose-6-phosphate isomerase (catalyzes the formation of D-fructose 6-phosphate from D-glucose 6-phosphate), coding for MKLNYGNILEEAIGKHGLPLNSLLKSRTSLNQIKERIQKKINKDYYPLQLPEAMMPYLDKIKKTAKKIKENYENFVIVGIGGSSLGNELLHYAINGIYYNDSIYRKTPRIYFMDNIDPESTKTLLTAIDLKKTMFNVITKSGNTAETMQNLLSITDALKKENLDLKKHLIFTTDPEKGSLRKLSHEFSIETFAIHPLVGGRYSVLSSVGLLSAAVEGINIDALLHGAGLVKKNITKESNSTHCAALLLPLIQYKLYKERGVNINTLFIYSDGLSHLGTWYRQLLSESIGKRFTRSEEQIFTGITPIGVRGATDQHSMLQLFMEGPFDKFIIFIAPVKYRKDFILKGNLINNEDINYLKNKKASQLIKSEFLAAQAAIKASGKPSVAIEIPEINEEELGKLIYFAEYEVIALGEMLNVDPISQPAVEFGKQLTYGIMKRKGFEEKNEKIMEFKKVHKKHIIKIE